In a single window of the Novosphingobium sp. IK01 genome:
- the sufB gene encoding Fe-S cluster assembly protein SufB, producing MTDETINETPVREDTVKDQAAREAAARVAEYEHGWVSDIEQEYGPKGLSEDTVRFISAKKDEPEWMLEWRLKAYRHWLTLPMPDWAKLNIPPIDYQNAYYWAAPKKKDGPKSLDEVDPEILRVYEKLGIPLAEQAVLAGVEGARKIAVDAVFDSVSVATTFRKELEAAGVIFRSISEAIREYPELVRRWLGKVVPMHDNFFAALNCAVFSDGTFVYIPEGVRCPMELSTYFRINAENTGQFERTLIVADKGAYVSYLEGCTAPQRDENQLHAAVVELVALDDAEIKYSTVQNWYPGDAEGKGGIYNFVTKRALCQGARSKVSWTQVETGSAVTWKYPSCVLNGEDSVGEFYSVAVTNNFQQADTGTKMIHNGKRSRSTIVSKGISAGHSNNTYRGLVRVAPQAEGVRNFTQCDSLLLGGDCGAHTVPYIEVKNPSATIEHEATTSKISDDQLFYAMQRGLDQEQAVALIVNGFAKEVLQQLPMEFAVEAQKLLGISLEGSVG from the coding sequence ATGACCGACGAAACGATCAACGAAACCCCCGTTCGGGAGGACACCGTCAAGGATCAGGCCGCGCGCGAGGCTGCTGCCCGCGTGGCCGAGTACGAGCACGGCTGGGTCTCCGACATCGAGCAGGAATATGGCCCCAAGGGCCTCTCGGAAGACACCGTGCGCTTCATCTCGGCCAAGAAGGACGAGCCGGAGTGGATGCTCGAATGGCGCCTGAAGGCCTATCGCCACTGGCTGACCCTGCCCATGCCCGACTGGGCCAAGCTGAACATCCCGCCGATCGACTATCAAAACGCCTATTACTGGGCCGCGCCCAAGAAGAAGGACGGCCCCAAGTCGCTCGACGAGGTCGATCCCGAAATCCTGCGCGTCTATGAAAAGCTGGGCATTCCGCTGGCTGAGCAGGCGGTGCTGGCCGGTGTCGAGGGCGCACGCAAGATCGCGGTCGATGCGGTGTTCGACAGCGTTTCGGTGGCCACCACCTTCCGCAAGGAACTGGAAGCCGCGGGCGTCATCTTCCGCTCGATCAGCGAAGCGATCCGCGAATATCCCGAACTGGTCCGGCGCTGGCTGGGCAAGGTCGTGCCGATGCACGACAACTTCTTTGCCGCGCTCAACTGCGCGGTCTTTTCCGACGGCACCTTCGTCTACATCCCCGAGGGCGTGCGCTGCCCGATGGAGCTGTCGACCTATTTCCGCATCAACGCGGAAAACACCGGCCAGTTCGAACGCACGCTGATCGTCGCCGACAAGGGCGCCTATGTGTCCTACCTCGAAGGCTGCACCGCGCCCCAGCGCGACGAAAACCAGCTTCACGCGGCGGTCGTCGAACTGGTCGCGCTCGACGACGCGGAGATCAAGTATTCGACCGTCCAGAACTGGTATCCGGGCGACGCGGAAGGCAAGGGCGGCATCTACAACTTCGTGACCAAGCGCGCGCTGTGCCAGGGCGCGCGGTCCAAGGTCTCGTGGACGCAGGTGGAAACCGGCTCGGCGGTCACGTGGAAGTATCCGAGCTGCGTCCTCAATGGCGAGGATTCGGTCGGCGAGTTCTATTCGGTGGCCGTCACCAACAATTTCCAGCAGGCCGACACCGGCACCAAGATGATCCACAACGGCAAGCGCAGCCGCTCGACCATCGTGTCGAAGGGGATCAGCGCGGGCCATTCGAACAACACCTATCGCGGCCTCGTGCGCGTGGCCCCGCAGGCCGAAGGCGTGCGCAACTTCACCCAGTGCGACAGCCTGCTGCTGGGCGGCGACTGCGGCGCGCACACGGTGCCCTATATCGAGGTGAAGAACCCCTCGGCGACCATCGAGCACGAAGCGACGACCAGCAAGATCAGCGACGACCAGCTGTTCTATGCGATGCAGCGCGGGCTCGATCAGGAACAGGCCGTGGCGCTGATCGTCAACGGCTTCGCCAAGGAAGTGCTCCAGCAGCTTCCGATGGAATTCGCGGTCGAGGCGCAAAAGCTGCTCGGCATCAGCCTCGAAGGGTCGGTCGGATGA
- a CDS encoding sterol desaturase family protein, with the protein MSALAAPMVSALVSAVAMTVIVAVRYLAASGIFAWLTARRAPRAMRIPSGQIRREIGWSLVASVIYGLPAGIIAWGWQAHGWTRIYHDPHDWPLWWMPVSVLAYLLLHDAWFYWTHRWMHRPRVFRAIHAIHHASRPPTAWAAMSFHPVEAAIVGLFIPALVFIVPIQAGMLALVLVIMTVMGVTNHMGWEIFPRALVQGRAGRWLITASHHDLHHARYACNYGLYFRHWDRWCGTDAGLTRDF; encoded by the coding sequence ATGTCCGCTCTGGCTGCCCCGATGGTTTCCGCGCTGGTTTCCGCTGTCGCGATGACGGTCATCGTCGCGGTGCGCTATCTGGCCGCGAGCGGGATTTTTGCCTGGCTCACCGCGCGCAGGGCACCGCGTGCCATGCGCATTCCGTCCGGCCAGATTCGGCGCGAGATCGGGTGGAGCCTGGTCGCCAGCGTGATCTATGGCCTTCCTGCCGGGATCATCGCCTGGGGCTGGCAGGCCCATGGCTGGACGCGGATCTACCACGATCCCCATGACTGGCCGCTGTGGTGGATGCCGGTTTCTGTGCTGGCCTATCTGCTGCTCCACGATGCCTGGTTCTACTGGACACACCGCTGGATGCACCGCCCGCGCGTGTTCCGCGCGATCCATGCGATCCACCATGCCAGCCGCCCGCCCACGGCCTGGGCGGCGATGAGCTTTCACCCGGTCGAGGCGGCAATCGTCGGGCTGTTCATCCCGGCCCTCGTCTTTATCGTGCCGATTCAGGCGGGGATGCTGGCGCTCGTGCTGGTGATCATGACGGTCATGGGGGTGACCAACCACATGGGCTGGGAAATCTTCCCGCGCGCGCTGGTGCAGGGCCGCGCGGGGCGCTGGCTGATCACCGCCAGCCATCACGACCTTCACCATGCCCGCTATGCCTGCAACTATGGCCTCTATTTCCGCCACTGGGACCGCTGGTGCGGCACCGATGCGGGCCTGACCCGCGATTTCTGA
- a CDS encoding Rrf2 family transcriptional regulator, with amino-acid sequence MRLSSMADYAVVMMCAAARHCGCHRADRSLLSAQQLAHETGLPAPTVQKLVSKMSAAGLLKSVRGARGGLKLARPAAAISLADIIEAVEGPIAMAACSGQGRGDCTLEGACSVRPHWPAVDAALRGALSGVSLVQLARPTSSTPVSSPGAAAMVAPVPAELPA; translated from the coding sequence ATGCGATTGTCGAGCATGGCAGACTATGCGGTGGTGATGATGTGCGCGGCGGCGCGCCATTGCGGCTGCCATCGCGCCGACCGTTCGCTGCTTTCGGCCCAGCAGCTCGCCCACGAAACCGGCCTTCCGGCCCCCACTGTCCAGAAGCTGGTCAGCAAGATGTCGGCCGCCGGGCTGCTCAAGTCGGTGCGCGGGGCGCGCGGCGGGCTCAAGCTCGCCCGGCCCGCCGCCGCGATCAGCCTCGCGGACATCATCGAAGCTGTGGAAGGCCCGATTGCCATGGCCGCATGCAGCGGGCAGGGGCGCGGCGATTGCACGCTTGAGGGTGCCTGTTCGGTCCGGCCACACTGGCCCGCGGTGGACGCTGCCTTGCGGGGCGCTCTGTCCGGGGTGTCGCTGGTCCAGCTTGCCCGCCCCACATCCTCTACCCCCGTCTCCTCTCCCGGGGCTGCCGCGATGGTCGCCCCCGTACCTGCCGAGTTGCCTGCATGA